A window of the Lactuca sativa cultivar Salinas chromosome 7, Lsat_Salinas_v11, whole genome shotgun sequence genome harbors these coding sequences:
- the LOC111881376 gene encoding vesicle-associated protein 1-3, translated as MSTGDFLNLHPSELKFPFELKKQSSCSLQLTNKTDQYIAFKVKTTNPKKYCVRPNTGIVLPRSVCNVTVTMQAQKETPSDMQCKDKFLLQAVIAPIGATNKDITANMFNKEENKVVEEFKLRVVYIPANPPSPVPEESEEGSSPRGEDGSQNSSWPDVTTRSVDPKEKLSAESVSMVSRLTDEKTAALKQSQKLQQELELMRKQTVKNQSGGYSILFLVVVGIISFVVGYLIKQT; from the exons ATGAGCACCGGGGATTTTCTCAATCTTCACCCTTCAGAACTCAAATTTCCAT TTGAGTTGAAGAAGCAGAGCTCATGTTCCTTACAGTTGACCAACAAGACTGATCAATATATTGCCTTCAAG GTTAAAACAACAAACCCCAAAAAATATTGTGTTCGTCCAAACACTGGAATTGTATTACCAAGATCAGTTTGTAATGTCACAG TTACAATGCAAGCACAGAAAGAGACACCTTCTGACATGCAGTGCAAAGACAAGTTTCTCTTGCAAGCTGTTATTGCACCTATTGGGGCAACTAATAAGGACATAACTGCCAACATG TTCAATAAAGAGGAGAACAAGGTTGTTGAGGAGTTTAAATTGAGGGTTGTATACATTCCTGCTAATCCTCCATCACCTGTCCCAGAGGAATCTGAAGAAGGTTCCTCCCCGAGGGGCGAAGATGGAAGTCAAAATTCTTCATGGCCTGATGTT ACAACAAGATCCGTGGATCCCAAGGAGAAGCTCTCTGCAGAG TCGGTTTCTATGGTATCAAGGTTGACTGATGAAAAAACAGCTGCTCTTAAACAAAGTCAGAAGCTCCAACAGGAACTG gAGCTGATGAGAAAACAAACTGTGAAAAATCAATCAGGCGGTTATTCGATATTATTTCTGGTGGTGGTGGGTATAATAAGTTTTGTGGTTGGGTACCTTATCAAGCAGACATAG
- the LOC111881382 gene encoding flavin-containing monooxygenase FMO GS-OX5: protein MATSLKVAVIGAGVSGLIAARELQRESHQVVAFEKSHRLGGTWVYDPRFESDLLGLDLNREIIHGSLYKSLRTNLPRQLMSFIDFKLNDKTYGDERLFPGHEEVLKFLEDFAGYFELTELIRFNTVVTRVELVDSEIIEFEVESKTNGVNTVEVFDAVVTCNGHNNEPRPANDTGIEKWSKKQMHSHNYRVPEPFRDQIVVVIGNGPSALDLSREIATVAKEVHMSSRSPHVKVSKSEKFSNIWQHAKIDCINDDGTITFEDGLSIDAHIIFHCTGYKCHVPFLKTNGIVRVQDKRIGPLYKHVFPPQLAPRLSFVGLPERSLTFLIVECQSKWIAKTLSMKISLPSKDQMLRDIKEHHGDIEDDGFPKAYTHFFEIENDYIDWVSAQLGMNVEKKFAEMFKYIIYCAISGNYDDIMNLFKVKFGI, encoded by the exons ATGGCAACTTCTTTAAAGGTGGCCGTCATTGGTGCTGGTGTTTCCGGACTAATCGCCGCCCGTGAGCTTCAAAGAGAGTCCCACCAAGTTGTGGCGTTTGAAAAGTCACACCGACTTGGAGGAACTTGGGTCTACGATCCACGATTCGAGTCAGATCTCTTAGGACTTGACCTAAACAGAGAGATCATTCATGGATCTCTTTACAAATCACTGCGGACGAATCTTCCACGTCAGCTCATGAGCTTCATTGATTTCAAACTCAACGATAAAACATATGGCGATGAGAGGTTGTTTCCTGGACACGAAGAAGTTCTAAAGTTCTTGGAAGATTTTGCTGGTTACTTTGAACTCACTGAGTTGATTCGTTTCAATACTGTGGTGACCCGAGTGGAATTGGTTGACTCGGAGATCATCGAGTTTGAGGTGGAGTCAAAGACAAATGGGGTGAATACAGTGGAGGTGTTTGATGCGGTAGTTACCTGTAACGGTCACAATAATGAACCTCGGCCTGC aaatgataCAGGAATCGAAAAATGGTCTAAGAAGCAAATGCATAGTCACAACTATCGTGTTCCCGAGCCATTTCGAGATCAG attgtAGTTGTAATTGGGAATGGGCCAAGTGCATTGGACTTGTCAAGAGAAATAGCAACGGTTGCCAAAGAAGTTCACATGTCATCAAGATCTCCTCATGTTAAAGTCTCGAAATCGGAGAAGTTCAGCAATATCTGGCAGCATGCTAAG ATAGATTGTATCAACGATGATGGTACAATTACATTTGAAGATGGATTATCAATTGATGCACATATCATATTCCATTGCACTGG GTACAAATGCCATGTTCCATTTCTTAAGACTAATGGCATTGTGAGGGTACAAGACAAACGCATTGGACCTCTCTACAAACATGTTTTCCCCCCACAACTAGCTCCAAGACTATCTTTTGTTGGACTACCTGAAAGA AGTCTTACATTTCTAATAGTCGAGTGTCAATCAAAATGGATAGCAAAGACGTTGTCAATGAAGATATCACTGCCATCAAAAGATCAAATGTTGAGAGACATCAAAGAACATCATGGAGATATAGAAGATGATGGATTTCCTAAAGCTTACACACATTTTTTTGAAATTGAG AATGATTACATAGATTGGGTTTCTGCTCAGTTGGGAATGAACGTGGAAAAGAAATTTGCAGAGATGTTCAAATACATCATCTATTGTGCCATATCTGGGAATTACGATGATATTATGAATTTATTCAAGGTGAAATTTGGTATATAA